The following are encoded together in the Immundisolibacter sp. genome:
- a CDS encoding EAL domain-containing protein produces MSALPVLALIGWSAGQLRQAAREDVVAHARGAAEVAAGQHNQLLVQVRGLLAVVSRLPQLRGNRDACGAFLQDVRAEYPQYVNLGVINIDGSVRCSALPFEPGLNLADRAYFQRVMQRTGFAAGDYQIGRITGVPSINFGYPVKDAAGLVQAVAFVALSADWLTSISAPSVLPVGSTVKLLDHRKQLLVRYPALPTAWADQPEQSDRMLSEALTARPEGGSFASRGRDGEARVYAYTRLGGTAGLDNGPYLVVGMPLGALQTRLDRISRWQMVGAAAVVMLVAALAWVVLDRRAIAPARRLAAVARRLANGELGVRLDGAGGATEFQAVAHAFDHMAMRTDAAVRALMVLSAGNRVLLRAKNEPELLREMCEAAVSVGGYRYAWVAYVVKTGLQQMATAGDDGGFAGYLQTHWDAALAHQTPTARALTSGQPVVLKDAAAELADHDLFETAANCGLRAGLVLPLRVDGAVQGVLTIYAAQPEAFSAREVELLSEMADDLSFGISTLRLRERHDRVDAHVRRLAYFDPPTGLPNQTAFLDQLAERGASSGDSPSVLVVDLQNHWELAATLGSACGDEFLRVVAGRLQTLSPGLLARVAQSEFALVLWGADEATTRRYAERILASLRMPANLSAVNADINATVGMALVGPARDDGQRLLQAARLAAREAQLGSGGLLAGPELEQQWGERLALVVDLRSAIAAGDLRLHLQPQLDLRSARICGFEALARWHHPVHGDVPPSRFVALAERTGLVGPLTYAVLEAAREIAARHAQAGLLLPIAVNISAHNLQDPEFLSRIGEFLGRWPLPRDCLHLELTETAVMDDPVGSIKVLGQLRDLGLPIYLDDFGSGYSSLAYLRELPLNGIKIDRAFVVGLTRPGGRQIVQAMIDLGHALGLRVVTEGIEDQATLDLTASLGCDTGQGYVIARPMASEALPPWLANRNG; encoded by the coding sequence GTGTCCGCGCTTCCCGTGCTGGCGTTGATTGGCTGGTCCGCTGGGCAGTTGCGGCAGGCGGCTCGCGAAGATGTGGTTGCGCATGCCCGCGGCGCGGCCGAAGTGGCGGCCGGGCAGCACAATCAGCTGTTGGTCCAGGTGCGGGGCTTGTTGGCCGTCGTGTCGCGTTTGCCGCAATTACGCGGCAACCGTGATGCGTGCGGTGCGTTTTTACAGGACGTACGCGCCGAGTATCCCCAGTACGTCAATCTTGGGGTGATCAATATCGATGGCAGCGTGCGCTGTTCCGCCTTGCCATTCGAGCCGGGTCTGAATCTGGCTGACCGTGCCTACTTTCAACGTGTGATGCAGCGCACTGGCTTTGCCGCGGGCGATTATCAGATCGGCCGCATAACCGGTGTGCCGAGCATCAATTTCGGGTACCCCGTAAAAGACGCGGCGGGCCTGGTCCAGGCCGTGGCATTCGTGGCCCTCAGTGCCGACTGGCTGACATCGATCAGTGCACCGTCGGTGTTGCCGGTCGGATCGACGGTCAAGTTGCTGGACCACCGCAAGCAGCTGCTGGTCCGTTATCCCGCGTTGCCGACGGCTTGGGCTGACCAGCCAGAGCAGAGCGATCGCATGCTTTCCGAGGCTCTGACCGCGCGACCCGAGGGCGGCAGTTTTGCCAGCCGCGGCCGGGATGGCGAGGCGCGTGTGTATGCCTATACGCGTCTTGGCGGTACCGCTGGGCTGGATAACGGACCGTATCTGGTGGTGGGCATGCCATTGGGCGCGTTGCAAACGCGCCTGGACCGGATATCACGCTGGCAGATGGTCGGGGCGGCAGCGGTGGTGATGCTGGTGGCGGCACTGGCCTGGGTCGTCCTGGATCGGCGGGCTATTGCCCCAGCCCGCCGTCTGGCGGCGGTCGCCCGGCGCCTGGCGAACGGCGAACTTGGTGTTCGGCTCGACGGCGCCGGCGGCGCGACCGAATTCCAGGCCGTCGCCCACGCGTTTGATCACATGGCGATGCGCACCGATGCGGCTGTCCGCGCGCTGATGGTGCTCAGCGCCGGCAACCGCGTCCTGCTTCGCGCCAAGAATGAGCCGGAGCTGCTGCGGGAGATGTGTGAGGCGGCGGTCTCGGTGGGCGGATATCGCTACGCCTGGGTGGCCTATGTCGTCAAAACGGGCCTGCAGCAAATGGCCACTGCCGGAGACGACGGTGGTTTTGCCGGATATTTGCAAACGCATTGGGATGCCGCACTGGCCCATCAGACGCCCACGGCGCGCGCCCTGACCAGCGGCCAGCCGGTGGTGCTCAAGGACGCCGCTGCGGAGCTTGCTGACCACGATCTGTTTGAGACGGCGGCAAACTGTGGCCTGCGGGCTGGTCTGGTGCTGCCGCTGCGGGTAGATGGCGCCGTGCAGGGCGTGCTTACCATCTATGCTGCTCAGCCGGAGGCTTTTTCGGCGCGTGAGGTCGAGTTGCTGTCAGAGATGGCCGACGACCTGTCGTTCGGCATCTCCACCCTGCGGTTACGCGAGCGTCATGACCGTGTCGATGCTCACGTGCGGCGCCTGGCCTACTTCGATCCGCCAACCGGGCTGCCTAACCAGACGGCTTTTCTCGATCAGCTGGCGGAGCGGGGGGCATCTTCGGGCGACTCACCCTCGGTGCTGGTCGTGGATCTGCAAAACCACTGGGAGCTTGCCGCCACCCTGGGTAGCGCCTGCGGAGACGAGTTTCTGCGTGTCGTGGCCGGACGCCTGCAGACCCTGTCACCCGGTCTGCTGGCGCGGGTGGCGCAATCGGAGTTCGCCCTGGTTCTTTGGGGTGCGGACGAGGCCACCACGCGACGTTATGCCGAGCGGATTTTGGCCAGCCTGCGGATGCCAGCGAACCTGTCCGCCGTGAACGCGGACATCAACGCCACGGTCGGCATGGCGCTTGTTGGTCCGGCACGTGACGATGGGCAGCGTTTGTTGCAGGCCGCCCGGCTGGCGGCGCGCGAGGCACAGCTTGGCTCAGGCGGATTGCTGGCCGGACCTGAACTCGAGCAACAATGGGGCGAACGCCTGGCGCTGGTAGTTGACTTGCGTAGCGCCATTGCCGCCGGGGACTTGCGGCTGCACTTGCAGCCACAGCTCGATCTGCGCTCGGCCCGTATTTGCGGTTTTGAGGCCTTGGCCCGCTGGCATCACCCGGTGCATGGTGACGTTCCCCCAAGTCGCTTCGTGGCCCTGGCCGAACGAACCGGTCTTGTCGGGCCACTGACCTATGCCGTGCTGGAGGCGGCGCGGGAGATTGCCGCGCGTCACGCGCAAGCAGGCTTGCTGCTGCCGATTGCCGTCAACATCTCCGCCCACAACCTGCAGGATCCTGAATTTTTGAGCCGCATCGGTGAGTTTCTCGGGCGCTGGCCGCTGCCGCGTGACTGTCTGCACCTGGAACTGACCGAGACCGCAGTGATGGATGACCCGGTCGGGAGTATCAAGGTGCTGGGGCAGCTACGTGACCTGGGCCTGCCGATTTACCTGGACGATTTCGGCAGCGGCTACTCGTCGCTGGCCTATCTGCGCGAGTTGCCGCTGAACGGAATCAAGATAGACCGGGCCTTTGTTGTTGGCCTGACCCGGCCGGGTGGGCGGCAGATCGTGCAGGCAATGATCGATCTGGGCCACGCCCTGGGCTTGCGTGTGGTGACGGAAGGCATTGAAGATCAGGCGACGCTGGATCTGACGGCGAGCCTGGGCTGCGACACGGGGCAGGGCTACGTCATCGCCCGTCCGATGGCCAGCGAAGCGCTGCCGCCGTGGCTGGCCAACCGGAACGGCTAG
- a CDS encoding argininosuccinate synthase, with protein sequence MTDVKRVVLAYSGGLDTSIILKWLQETYQCEVVTFTADIGQGNTELEPARRKAETMGASAIYVNDLTEEFARDFVFPMFRANALYEGEYLLGTSIARPLIAKRMVEIARETGADAIAHGATGKGNDQVRFELGAYALMPDVRVIAPWREWDLTSREKLLAYAEQHQIPVEFKRAGQQAPYSMDANLLHISYEGGVLEDPWQEPEESMWRWSVSPQQAPDVPEYLELDYRHGDIVAIDGEPLTPAQVMLRLNETGGRHGIGRVDLVENRYVGMKSRGCYETPGGTIMLRAHRAIESLTLDREAAHLKDDLMPRYASLVYNGYWWSPERLLLQGLIDDSQKHVNGTVRLKLYKGNVLVAGRKSPDSLFDPAIATFEDDAGAYDQADATGFIRLNALRLRSAARLRGGG encoded by the coding sequence ATGACCGACGTCAAACGCGTGGTGCTTGCCTACTCGGGCGGGCTCGATACGTCCATCATCCTCAAATGGTTGCAGGAAACCTACCAGTGCGAGGTGGTGACCTTCACAGCCGATATCGGCCAGGGCAATACCGAGCTTGAGCCGGCCCGTCGCAAAGCCGAAACCATGGGCGCGAGCGCAATCTACGTCAACGACCTGACGGAGGAATTCGCGCGCGATTTCGTGTTTCCGATGTTCCGCGCCAACGCGCTGTACGAAGGCGAGTACCTGCTCGGCACTTCGATCGCCCGGCCACTGATTGCCAAGCGCATGGTGGAGATCGCCCGCGAGACCGGCGCCGACGCCATCGCCCACGGCGCGACCGGCAAGGGCAACGATCAGGTGCGGTTCGAGCTGGGTGCTTACGCGCTGATGCCGGACGTGCGCGTCATCGCGCCTTGGCGGGAGTGGGACCTGACCTCGCGCGAGAAACTGCTGGCCTACGCCGAGCAGCACCAGATTCCGGTGGAATTCAAGCGCGCCGGGCAACAGGCGCCCTACTCCATGGACGCCAACCTGCTGCACATCTCGTACGAAGGAGGCGTGCTGGAGGATCCGTGGCAGGAACCGGAAGAATCCATGTGGCGCTGGAGCGTGTCGCCGCAACAGGCGCCCGACGTGCCGGAGTACCTGGAGCTTGATTACCGCCACGGCGATATCGTGGCGATAGACGGCGAACCGCTCACCCCGGCACAGGTGATGCTGCGCTTGAACGAGACCGGCGGTCGCCACGGCATCGGCCGCGTGGACCTGGTCGAGAACCGCTACGTCGGCATGAAATCCCGCGGCTGCTACGAAACTCCCGGCGGCACCATAATGCTGCGCGCGCACCGCGCGATCGAGTCACTGACGCTCGACCGCGAGGCAGCGCACCTGAAGGACGACCTCATGCCGCGCTACGCCAGCCTGGTCTACAACGGCTACTGGTGGAGCCCGGAGCGGCTGTTGTTGCAAGGCCTGATCGATGACAGTCAGAAGCACGTCAACGGCACCGTGCGCCTGAAGCTGTACAAGGGCAATGTACTGGTGGCCGGGCGCAAGAGCCCGGATTCGCTGTTCGACCCGGCCATCGCCACCTTCGAGGACGACGCCGGCGCCTACGACCAGGCCGACGCCACCGGTTTCATCCGCCTGAATGCCCTGCGCCTGCGCAGTGCCGCCCGCCTGCGTGGCGGCGGCTGA
- a CDS encoding homoserine O-acetyltransferase has protein sequence MTDHASPDSVGLVEQHTFHHEAALQLDSGRQLPGFELKYETYGSLNASRSNAILVCHALSGDHHAAGWHTADDKRPGWWDNCIGPGKPIDTDKFFVVACNNLGGCDGSTGPTSINPASGRMWGPDFPIVTVRDWVRSQALLADHLGIERFAAVAGGSLGGMQALQWAIEFPGRVRSALLIAAAPRLSAQNIAFNEVARKAIMSDPDFHEGRYAEHGVVPRRGLMLARMLGHITYLSDGLMRQKFGRELREGKLNFGFDVEFQIESYLRHQGETFVDRFDANTYLLMTKALDYFDPTAEYDGDLARALARAQARFLVVAFSSDWRFAPDRSREIVKALHTGGSAVSYASIDSPDGHDAFLLPNDHYFAVLRAFLNHLHAELEVST, from the coding sequence ATGACGGATCACGCGAGTCCCGATTCAGTGGGCTTGGTCGAGCAGCACACCTTTCATCATGAGGCCGCGCTGCAACTCGACAGCGGACGTCAGTTGCCCGGCTTCGAGCTGAAGTACGAAACCTACGGCAGCCTGAACGCCAGCCGCAGCAATGCGATCCTGGTCTGCCACGCGCTTTCGGGTGACCACCATGCAGCCGGCTGGCACACCGCCGATGACAAGCGGCCTGGCTGGTGGGACAACTGCATCGGGCCGGGAAAACCCATCGATACCGACAAATTCTTTGTTGTCGCCTGCAATAACCTGGGTGGCTGCGACGGCTCCACCGGTCCGACAAGCATCAACCCGGCCAGCGGTCGTATGTGGGGGCCGGATTTCCCCATCGTTACGGTGCGTGACTGGGTGCGCAGCCAGGCGTTGCTGGCCGATCATCTGGGCATAGAACGCTTCGCCGCCGTGGCCGGCGGCAGCCTGGGCGGGATGCAGGCGCTGCAGTGGGCAATCGAGTTCCCGGGCCGGGTGCGCAGCGCGCTGCTGATAGCCGCCGCGCCCCGCTTGTCGGCGCAGAACATCGCCTTCAACGAAGTGGCGCGCAAGGCCATCATGTCCGATCCGGACTTTCACGAAGGCCGTTACGCCGAGCACGGCGTGGTGCCCCGTCGCGGCCTGATGCTGGCGCGCATGCTCGGGCACATCACCTATCTTTCCGACGGCCTGATGCGGCAAAAATTCGGTCGCGAGCTGCGCGAGGGTAAGCTGAACTTCGGCTTCGACGTGGAGTTTCAGATCGAGTCCTACCTGCGCCACCAGGGCGAGACCTTCGTCGACCGCTTCGACGCCAACACCTACCTGCTGATGACCAAGGCGCTGGATTATTTCGACCCCACCGCCGAGTACGATGGCGACCTGGCCCGAGCCCTGGCGCGGGCGCAGGCGCGTTTTCTGGTGGTTGCCTTCTCAAGCGACTGGCGTTTTGCCCCTGATCGCTCGCGCGAGATCGTCAAGGCCCTGCACACCGGTGGCAGTGCCGTGAGCTACGCCAGCATTGACTCCCCCGACGGCCATGACGCGTTTTTGCTGCCCAATGACCACTATTTCGCGGTGCTGCGCGCGTTCCTGAACCACCTCCACGCCGAATTGGAGGTCAGCACATGA
- the metW gene encoding methionine biosynthesis protein MetW — translation MRGDLSLIADWIRPGSRVLDLGCGSGALLAHLRTERAVTGYGLEIDTDKAVRCIERGVSVIQTDLDAGLADFDTDSFDYVIMSLTLQAVYFPAKLLEDMLRVGREGIVAFPNFGHLSCRLQLGLGGHMPVSAALPEEWYETSNIHLCTIRDFEQLCRDRGIRILQRTVVDHLHRRSLGARLLPNLLGEVALYRFERNTTPQRPA, via the coding sequence CTGCGCGGCGACCTCAGCCTGATTGCCGACTGGATCCGGCCCGGCAGTCGGGTGCTCGATCTTGGCTGTGGCAGCGGCGCCCTGCTGGCGCATTTGCGGACCGAACGGGCAGTCACCGGCTATGGTCTTGAGATCGACACCGACAAGGCCGTGCGCTGCATCGAGCGCGGCGTCAGTGTCATCCAGACCGACCTCGACGCGGGCCTTGCCGACTTCGACACCGACTCGTTCGATTACGTGATCATGAGTCTTACGCTACAGGCGGTGTACTTCCCCGCAAAACTGCTGGAGGACATGCTGCGCGTCGGGCGCGAGGGCATCGTCGCGTTTCCGAATTTCGGCCACCTGAGCTGCCGGCTGCAGCTTGGGCTTGGCGGGCACATGCCGGTGTCGGCGGCCTTGCCGGAAGAATGGTATGAAACCAGTAACATCCACCTGTGCACCATCCGCGACTTCGAGCAGCTGTGCCGCGACCGCGGCATCCGCATTCTGCAGCGCACGGTGGTTGACCATTTGCATCGCCGCTCGCTCGGCGCGCGGTTGCTGCCGAACCTGCTGGGCGAGGTGGCGCTTTATCGCTTCGAGCGCAACACCACGCCACAGCGACCGGCCTGA
- a CDS encoding DUF4399 domain-containing protein: MKIALRRLVLPLLLTPLLALARTPAPEGAQVYFISPQDGAALSGPVTVRFGLKGMGVAPAGLQKDGTGHHHLLIDTALPPLDLPVPVDDKHVHFGAGQTETVITLPPGRHTLQLLLGDFSHTPHEPAVVSPQISITVK, encoded by the coding sequence ATGAAAATCGCCCTGCGCCGCCTCGTATTGCCGCTACTGCTCACGCCGCTGCTGGCATTAGCCCGCACCCCGGCCCCGGAAGGCGCACAGGTATATTTCATCTCCCCGCAGGACGGCGCCGCGCTGAGCGGCCCGGTGACCGTGCGTTTCGGCCTCAAGGGCATGGGCGTCGCCCCGGCTGGCCTGCAAAAGGACGGTACCGGTCATCATCACTTACTGATCGACACTGCCCTGCCGCCGCTGGACCTCCCCGTGCCGGTCGATGACAAACACGTCCACTTCGGGGCCGGCCAGACCGAAACCGTTATCACCCTTCCACCGGGGCGCCATACCCTGCAACTGCTGCTGGGCGATTTCTCCCATACCCCGCACGAACCGGCGGTGGTCTCGCCGCAGATCAGCATTACCGTGAAGTAA
- a CDS encoding undecaprenyl-diphosphate phosphatase, translating to MSEPTLLQIIVLAVVQGVTEFLPISSSAHLILVPKLFAWPDQGLAFDGAMHVGTLSAVLWYFRKHLWPLTRDFGASLRGQGLTPTGRLAWAVLLGTVPAAIAGLALHDLIEGPLRSPRVIAVTTIGYALLLLVADRIGRQQRDEYTFRWRDAAFIAAAQALALIPGTSRSGVTMTAGLLAGLTRAGAARFSFLLSIPITALAGGYEILKLIQAGAPAQLDKALLAAAVAAVSGYLAIAFLMRLLQSRGMTPFVVYRLLLGAILVAYFY from the coding sequence ATGTCGGAACCCACGCTGCTACAGATCATCGTGCTGGCGGTGGTGCAAGGCGTTACCGAGTTCCTGCCGATCTCAAGCTCGGCACACCTGATTCTGGTACCCAAACTGTTTGCGTGGCCCGATCAGGGCCTGGCCTTCGATGGCGCCATGCACGTCGGGACGCTCAGTGCCGTGCTGTGGTATTTCCGCAAACACCTGTGGCCGCTGACGCGCGACTTTGGGGCCAGCCTGCGAGGCCAGGGCCTGACTCCGACCGGTCGACTGGCCTGGGCGGTGCTGCTGGGCACCGTGCCGGCGGCGATCGCCGGCCTCGCCCTGCACGACCTCATTGAAGGGCCGCTGCGCAGTCCGCGGGTCATTGCCGTGACCACCATCGGTTACGCCCTGCTGCTGCTGGTGGCCGACCGCATCGGCCGCCAACAGCGCGACGAGTACACGTTTCGTTGGCGAGACGCGGCATTTATTGCGGCCGCACAGGCGCTGGCGCTGATACCCGGCACCTCGCGCTCGGGTGTGACCATGACCGCCGGCCTGCTGGCGGGACTCACCCGTGCCGGGGCGGCGCGGTTCTCGTTCTTGCTATCGATCCCGATCACCGCGCTGGCCGGCGGCTACGAAATTCTCAAGCTGATTCAGGCCGGCGCTCCGGCACAACTCGACAAGGCCCTGCTGGCGGCGGCCGTGGCGGCGGTCAGCGGCTATCTGGCCATCGCCTTCCTGATGCGTCTGCTGCAAAGCCGCGGCATGACACCGTTCGTGGTCTACCGGCTGTTGCTCGGGGCGATCCTGGTCGCCTATTTTTACTGA
- a CDS encoding S8 family serine peptidase, with protein MGNRLDSHRRLEQPLASSGRSSRRGLRQVVVALAMLVGGSGLPALAQLGLPSLPGPRMPSLDPPIGIDQRLERTAGRAGMALDPASLASLRKLKIRDLLRRHGDRIEADSAGEPIVRGEVLAVSPGAGLLAAARGAGFVILRERPLAGLGISVVALRPPSGVSTRRALERLRALDPAGAFDFNHIYIESGELAGMRAGVTAPAATGFTPGSGPSAVTAPGTAVAGRLGLIDGGVDLASALLQQAQVRSWGCEGRQIASSHGTAVASLMVGRGAGFKGAAPGLTLYAADVYCNEATGGAVDGIADALAWLAGERVAVINISLVGPPNHLLEQLMTRMQALGHTVVAAVGNDGPAAPPLYPAAYPGVIGVTAVDARRRVLPEAARGAQVDFAAPGADMAAAAAGGYTIVRGTSFAAPLVSGLLAAQLAEPEPKAGGQALADLAAAATDLGAPGRDPMFGHGLVGEHLRVDPAQVLSPRELARLRRGR; from the coding sequence TTGGGAAACAGACTCGATAGCCACAGGCGCCTGGAGCAGCCGCTTGCCTCGTCGGGGCGGTCCAGTCGGCGCGGGCTGCGCCAGGTGGTGGTTGCGCTGGCAATGCTGGTAGGCGGCAGCGGCTTGCCGGCTCTGGCCCAGCTTGGTCTGCCGTCGCTGCCCGGTCCGAGGATGCCGTCGCTCGATCCGCCCATCGGGATTGACCAGCGCCTGGAGCGGACCGCGGGCCGCGCCGGGATGGCGCTCGACCCGGCGTCGCTGGCATCTTTGCGCAAACTGAAAATCCGTGACCTGTTGCGCCGCCATGGCGACCGGATTGAGGCCGATTCGGCAGGCGAGCCTATCGTTCGCGGCGAGGTGCTTGCGGTCTCGCCGGGCGCGGGACTCCTGGCGGCTGCGCGCGGCGCGGGTTTCGTTATCCTGCGCGAGCGTCCGTTGGCCGGGCTGGGCATCAGCGTCGTGGCCTTGCGCCCACCGTCCGGTGTTTCGACCCGCCGCGCGTTGGAACGCCTGCGTGCGCTTGATCCGGCGGGCGCATTCGACTTTAACCATATCTATATCGAGAGTGGTGAGTTGGCCGGCATGCGAGCCGGCGTAACGGCGCCCGCGGCAACCGGCTTCACGCCGGGGAGTGGCCCGTCCGCCGTCACGGCGCCCGGCACCGCGGTCGCTGGCCGGCTCGGCTTGATCGATGGTGGTGTCGACCTCGCCTCCGCACTCCTGCAACAGGCGCAGGTTCGCTCCTGGGGTTGCGAGGGCCGGCAGATAGCAAGCTCCCACGGCACTGCGGTCGCGTCCCTCATGGTCGGGCGCGGCGCCGGGTTTAAGGGCGCTGCGCCCGGCCTGACTTTGTATGCCGCTGATGTTTATTGCAATGAAGCCACTGGCGGCGCCGTCGATGGAATCGCCGACGCCCTCGCCTGGCTGGCCGGCGAGCGCGTCGCGGTCATCAACATCAGCCTGGTAGGGCCACCTAATCACTTGCTTGAGCAGTTGATGACCCGCATGCAGGCGCTTGGGCATACCGTGGTCGCGGCGGTCGGCAATGACGGCCCGGCTGCGCCGCCCCTGTATCCCGCGGCTTATCCCGGGGTGATCGGCGTGACCGCGGTGGATGCCAGGCGGCGCGTGTTGCCGGAAGCCGCCCGCGGCGCGCAGGTTGATTTTGCCGCCCCGGGTGCCGACATGGCGGCCGCCGCTGCCGGCGGCTACACGATTGTGCGGGGTACCTCGTTTGCTGCGCCGCTCGTATCCGGACTGCTCGCGGCGCAGTTGGCCGAACCGGAGCCAAAGGCCGGTGGACAGGCGCTTGCAGATCTGGCCGCCGCCGCGACCGATCTTGGCGCGCCGGGCCGGGACCCGATGTTTGGTCACGGTTTGGTCGGCGAGCACCTGCGGGTGGACCCGGCGCAGGTGCTGTCGCCCAGGGAACTGGCCCGCCTGCGCCGCGGCCGCTGA
- a CDS encoding RNA polymerase sigma factor, whose protein sequence is MNQSAEPIVEGIVALLPRLRRFARTITRNRSDADDLVQVAVERALLRAAQWQPGSRLDSWLFRIMKNAWIDEVRTRIRRDRLFAPEEAGEHVGVAHTQRQIDAMAVQQAMQRLNEEQRMVVGLVLVEGLAYKEAAAVLEIPVGTVTSRLARARETLQAVLVDSGQEPA, encoded by the coding sequence ATGAATCAATCCGCGGAGCCAATCGTTGAGGGCATTGTTGCGTTGTTGCCGCGGTTGCGGCGTTTCGCCCGCACCATCACCCGCAACCGCAGCGACGCCGACGATCTGGTACAGGTTGCGGTCGAGCGGGCGCTGCTGCGCGCGGCGCAGTGGCAACCCGGCTCGCGCCTGGACAGCTGGCTGTTCCGGATCATGAAAAACGCCTGGATCGACGAGGTAAGAACCCGGATACGGCGCGACCGGTTGTTCGCGCCGGAAGAAGCGGGCGAGCATGTTGGCGTGGCACACACGCAGCGTCAGATTGACGCCATGGCGGTGCAACAGGCGATGCAACGATTGAACGAGGAGCAGCGCATGGTGGTTGGCCTGGTGCTGGTGGAGGGCCTGGCGTACAAGGAAGCCGCCGCGGTGCTGGAAATCCCGGTCGGCACCGTGACCAGCCGGCTTGCCCGGGCCCGGGAAACCCTGCAGGCAGTGCTCGTGGACAGCGGCCAGGAGCCGGCATGA